One window from the genome of Cardiocondyla obscurior isolate alpha-2009 linkage group LG04, Cobs3.1, whole genome shotgun sequence encodes:
- the Rhogap1a gene encoding active breakpoint cluster region-related protein isoform X1 gives MSVFGDFQRVWVQRFPDSALPAAWEEDVRANLVKHKQKVTALREELAKEEFYVEYLERLLADVERHKQLANNTNVNTNIFENKQETTTETQSQQESQVPENILADSSNSLNFQNVGPSAPTLTEREDSKFPDKCVSELSSTLGTAGKRPKSEIPRSPEKVPELRRNSDPDVPSNYVTVIEVTGSSKKDKTEESLKEENEKDVEKAINEDGEDGDAEASEEEPYYDSVALDQTGEYVYIDARVPTVNNESKAVTRRPPSLPDSPGNQSNYVNIDYFIQHRAAMDSEDEEGASPAPPILLRALSTDNETGSSDAEPLSLSEGSLESPTPTTPRRQEKNKEREDDRTSMVKCIVNSVVESEAVYVECLTVMLQYMKAIRATLTTSQPVISEEEFGTMFYKIPELHALHQTFLDGLRKKTEKWDSKPTIGEQFKVMASNIGLYGAFLHNYARATDTVRRCSAHSTQFGEITRDIRLRGFPKGPGLSLEDLLHKPVARVQKNALVLHDLLKHTPVNHADHTPLSEALAMTRNFLDEFNIIQTKSMFPSHDRAQRRLVKNSFVVELSDGHRKLRHLFLFNDVIACAKYKASGRDKFTFELKWYVPVAEATVTEDGIEPRETSPANVVALRSQACTVRDQILWEERNDEKRIRLGGRGSEKNRKKLAELEAQLVLASPNLVLRVAHKSQQNRVQNSYIFFLSSEFERSQWVEAVEALQQGGQPPGQLPLSMYELQAWVTACRTYLQTDMGSYLLRSGRDESLLLGDLHLTLLGLTPPGLDRVGDLFIIVEVDSYGHYFKRARSRVARGQAPIWGKNSSYPFFSPVLQVLFGETFVVELEGSQNVRILLYEECGTRSVLRGKCIQRLSRSWLQSDQVERSLNLGPATLDVALRFVPSEVTLRRVPSAKPQGLFGAKIQQVCKREKRDVPFIITACVREVEKRGVGEVGLYRVSGSASDVARLRKSFESNSYEAEQLLKEVDVHSVTGVLKLYLREMPEALFTDALYPAFLEAFQTGDLSRGATLRRVYEGLPAVNKAVIDFLLAHLIRVNKHEAQNKMSLHNLATVFGPTLLRPGTSKSSDAKSRDPLAAGTVDVMAQAGILYCFLQLHMQQQNNQSL, from the exons ATGAGCGTGTTCGGGGACTTCCAGCGTGTCTGGGTGCAGCGATTCCCGGACAGCGCCTTGCCGGCTGCCTGGGAGGAGGATGTCAGAGCGAATTTGGTCAAGCACAAGCAGAAG gtgaCAGCTTTAAGAGAAGAACTCGCGAAAGAAGAATTTTACGTGGAGTATTTGGAGAGATTGTTAGCCGATGTCGAACGACACAAGCAGCTGGCTAACAATACCAATGtgaatacaaatatatttgaaaataaacaaGAAACAACGACGGAAACGCAGTCTCAACAGGAGTCTCAAGTCCCGGAGAACATCTTGGCGGATTCTTCTAATTCGCTAAATTTTCAGAATGTCGGACCGTCTGCACCTACTCTAACGGAACGGGAAGACAGCAAGTTTCCGGACAAGTGTGTGTCCGAATTGAGCTCGACTCTCGGTACAGCTGGGAAGCGACCGAAGAGCGAAATACCACGGAGTCCAGAGAAAGTGCCTGAACTTAGAAGAAACAGTGATCCAGATGTGCCAAGTAATTATGTTACAGTGATTGAAGTCACTGGGAGTTCGAAGAAGGACAAAACTGAGGAATCTCTTAaggaagaaaatgagaaag ATGTAGAAAAAGCTATTAACGAAGATGGCGAAGACGGCGATGCAGAGGCATCGGAAGAAGAACCTTACTATGATTCAGTAGCTTTGGATCAAACTGGAGAATATGTTTACATTGATGCACGTGTTCCTACTGTCAATAATGAGAGCAAGGCGGTAACTCGAAGACCACCCTCGCTACCAGATTCGCCAGGCAATCAGAGTAATTATGTCAACATCGATTATTTTATCCA ACACAGAGCGGCGATGGACAGCGAAGATGAAGAGGGTGCTAGTCCAGCACCTCCAATTTTATTGCGTGCTCTCAGCACAGACAATGAAACCGGCAGCAGCGATGCCGAACCATTGAGTTTGAGCGAAGGTAGTTTGGAATCACCTACCCCTACGACACCGCGCAGACAAGAGAAAAACAAAGAGCGCGAAGATGATCGAACGTCGATGGTCAAGTGTATCGTAAACTCCGTAGTGGAAAGTGAAGCTGTATACGTAGAGTGCTTAACTGTGATGTTACAA TATATGAAAGCTATTAGAGCAACTTTAACGACATCTCAACCGGTTATTTCGGAAGAAGAATTTGGCACAATGTTCTACAAAATCCCAGAACTGCATGCTCTGCATCAAACATTTCTAGATGGTCTCCGAAAGAAAACAGAAAAGTGGGATAGTAAGCCAACTATAGGAGAACAATTTaag GTCATGGCCAGTAATATAGGATTATATGGTGCATTTTTACACAATTACGCTCGCGCGACCGATACCGTGCGACGATGCTCCGCCCATTCCACTCAATTTGGAGAAATTACCAGAGATATAAGACTCAGAGGTTTTCCAAAGGGACCGGGTTTGTCTCTAGAAGATTTATTGCATAAGCCAGTTGCTCGAGTGCAAAAGAATGCTTTAGTTTTGCAT GATCTTCTCAAGCATACTCCAGTTAATCATGCAGATCATACACCTTTGTCGGAAGCTCTTGCTATGACTAGAAACTTTTTAGATGAGTTTAATATCATTCAGACAAAGTCCATGTTTCCG aGTCATGATAGAGCTCAACGAAGATTGGTGAAAAATTCGTTTGTAGTCGAACTCTCGGACGGACATAGGAAACTAAgacatctttttctttttaatgacgTGATTGCGTGTGCAAAGTACAAAGCGTCTGGCAGAGATAAATTCACGTTTGAATTGAAGTGGTATGTGCCAGTGGCAGAAGCTACTGTTACGGAAGACGGCATAGAACCACGCGAGACCAGTCCCGCTAATGTGGTAGCTTTAAG GTCGCAAGCGTGTACAGTACGCGATCAAATTTTGTGGGAAGAACGAAATGATGAGAAGAGGATCCGATTGGGCGGTAGAGGTTCGGAAAAGAATCGCAAGAAACTTGCCGAACTTGAAGCCCAACTAGTATTAGCCTCGCCAAACTTAGTCCTGCGCGTCGCTCACAAAAGTCAACAGAACCGAGTACAGaattcttatatattcttcCTGTCAAGCGAGTTTGAACGTTCTCAATGGGTAGAAGCGGTAGAAGCGTTACAACAG GGTGGACAGCCTCCAGGACAGTTACCACTGTCAATGTACGAACTGCAGGCTTGGGTCACCGCTTGTCGAACGTATCTGCAGACGGATATGGGCAGCTATCTTTTGAGATCAGGACGCGATGAGAGTTTACTTCTTGGTGATCTTCATCTAACGCTACTTGGATTAACTCCGCCAGGCTTAGACAGAGTGGGTGATCTTTTCATCATTGTAGAAGTCGACAGTTATGGACACTATTTCAAGAGAGCGCGAAGTCGCGTTGCCAGAGGTCAAGCTCCAATTTGGGGTAAGAACTCTTCTTACCCCTTCTTCTCTCCTGTTTTACAGGTTTTATTTg gcgAAACTTTCGTAGTGGAATTGGAAGGGAGCCAGAACGTTAGAATCTTATTATACGAAGAATGCGGCACACGCTCAGTATTGCGAGGCAAATGCATTCAGCGATTGAGTAGATCTTGGCTCCAATCTGATCAAGTGGAGAGGTCGCTAAACCTAGGACCTGCAACATTGGATGTGGCACTGCGTTTTGTTCCGAGTGAGGTCACTTTAAGGCGCGTGCCATCGGCTAAACCGCAGGGCTTATTTGGTGCCAAAATCCAGCAAGTTTGCAa ACGAGAGAAACGTGACGTGCCTTTTATAATAACGGCATGCGTACGAGAGGTGGAGAAGCGCGGTGTCGGCGAGGTAGGTTTGTATCGAGTTTCTGGTTCGGCGTCTGATGTGGCGAGGCTACGCAAATCATTTGAGAGCAATTCATACGAAGCGGAGCAGCTACTTAAAGAG GTGGATGTGCACTCAGTGACGGGCGTATTGAAATTATATCTGCGTGAGATGCCGGAAGCATTATTCACTGACGCTCTTTATCCGGCATTTTTGGAGGCCTTCCAGACGGGTGATCTATCACGAGGTGCTACTCTACGTCGCGTTTATGAGGGCTTGCCTGCTGTCAATAAAGCGGTGATCGACTTCTTGCTGGCTCATTTGATCCGTGTGAACAAACATGAAGCACAGAATAAGATGTCACTACATAATCTAGCTACAGTGTTCGGACCAACGTTACTGCGTCCCGGAACTAGTAAAAGCAGTGACGCTAAAAGTCGTGATCCCCTCGCTGCCGGCACCGTTGACGTAATGGCGCAAGCCGGTATTTTGTACTGCTTCTTGCAGTTACATATGCAACAACAGAACAATCAATCTCTCTAG
- the Rhogap1a gene encoding active breakpoint cluster region-related protein isoform X2, translating into MSVFGDFQRVWVQRFPDSALPAAWEEDVRANLVKHKQKVTALREELAKEEFYVEYLERLLADVERHKQLANNTNVNTNIFENKQETTTETQSQQESQVPENILADSSNSLNFQNVGPSAPTLTEREDSKFPDKCVSELSSTLGTAGKRPKSEIPRSPEKVPELRRNSDPDVPSNYVTVIEVTGSSKKDKTEESLKEENEKDVEKAINEDGEDGDAEASEEEPYYDSVALDQTGEYVYIDARVPTVNNESKAVTRRPPSLPDSPGNQSNYVNIDYFIQHRAAMDSEDEEGASPAPPILLRALSTDNETGSSDAEPLSLSEGSLESPTPTTPRRQEKNKEREDDRTSMVKCIVNSVVESEAVYVECLTVMLQYMKAIRATLTTSQPVISEEEFGTMFYKIPELHALHQTFLDGLRKKTEKWDSKPTIGEQFKVMASNIGLYGAFLHNYARATDTVRRCSAHSTQFGEITRDIRLRGFPKGPGLSLEDLLHKPVARVQKNALVLHDLLKHTPVNHADHTPLSEALAMTRNFLDEFNIIQTKSMFPSHDRAQRRLVKNSFVVELSDGHRKLRHLFLFNDVIACAKYKASGRDKFTFELKWYVPVAEATVTEDGIEPRETSPANVVALRSQACTVRDQILWEERNDEKRIRLGGRGSEKNRKKLAELEAQLVLASPNLVLRVAHKSQQNRVQNSYIFFLSSEFERSQWVEAVEALQQGGQPPGQLPLSMYELQAWVTACRTYLQTDMGSYLLRSGRDESLLLGDLHLTLLGLTPPGLDRVGDLFIIVEVDSYGHYFKRARSRVARGQAPIWGETFVVELEGSQNVRILLYEECGTRSVLRGKCIQRLSRSWLQSDQVERSLNLGPATLDVALRFVPSEVTLRRVPSAKPQGLFGAKIQQVCKREKRDVPFIITACVREVEKRGVGEVGLYRVSGSASDVARLRKSFESNSYEAEQLLKEVDVHSVTGVLKLYLREMPEALFTDALYPAFLEAFQTGDLSRGATLRRVYEGLPAVNKAVIDFLLAHLIRVNKHEAQNKMSLHNLATVFGPTLLRPGTSKSSDAKSRDPLAAGTVDVMAQAGILYCFLQLHMQQQNNQSL; encoded by the exons ATGAGCGTGTTCGGGGACTTCCAGCGTGTCTGGGTGCAGCGATTCCCGGACAGCGCCTTGCCGGCTGCCTGGGAGGAGGATGTCAGAGCGAATTTGGTCAAGCACAAGCAGAAG gtgaCAGCTTTAAGAGAAGAACTCGCGAAAGAAGAATTTTACGTGGAGTATTTGGAGAGATTGTTAGCCGATGTCGAACGACACAAGCAGCTGGCTAACAATACCAATGtgaatacaaatatatttgaaaataaacaaGAAACAACGACGGAAACGCAGTCTCAACAGGAGTCTCAAGTCCCGGAGAACATCTTGGCGGATTCTTCTAATTCGCTAAATTTTCAGAATGTCGGACCGTCTGCACCTACTCTAACGGAACGGGAAGACAGCAAGTTTCCGGACAAGTGTGTGTCCGAATTGAGCTCGACTCTCGGTACAGCTGGGAAGCGACCGAAGAGCGAAATACCACGGAGTCCAGAGAAAGTGCCTGAACTTAGAAGAAACAGTGATCCAGATGTGCCAAGTAATTATGTTACAGTGATTGAAGTCACTGGGAGTTCGAAGAAGGACAAAACTGAGGAATCTCTTAaggaagaaaatgagaaag ATGTAGAAAAAGCTATTAACGAAGATGGCGAAGACGGCGATGCAGAGGCATCGGAAGAAGAACCTTACTATGATTCAGTAGCTTTGGATCAAACTGGAGAATATGTTTACATTGATGCACGTGTTCCTACTGTCAATAATGAGAGCAAGGCGGTAACTCGAAGACCACCCTCGCTACCAGATTCGCCAGGCAATCAGAGTAATTATGTCAACATCGATTATTTTATCCA ACACAGAGCGGCGATGGACAGCGAAGATGAAGAGGGTGCTAGTCCAGCACCTCCAATTTTATTGCGTGCTCTCAGCACAGACAATGAAACCGGCAGCAGCGATGCCGAACCATTGAGTTTGAGCGAAGGTAGTTTGGAATCACCTACCCCTACGACACCGCGCAGACAAGAGAAAAACAAAGAGCGCGAAGATGATCGAACGTCGATGGTCAAGTGTATCGTAAACTCCGTAGTGGAAAGTGAAGCTGTATACGTAGAGTGCTTAACTGTGATGTTACAA TATATGAAAGCTATTAGAGCAACTTTAACGACATCTCAACCGGTTATTTCGGAAGAAGAATTTGGCACAATGTTCTACAAAATCCCAGAACTGCATGCTCTGCATCAAACATTTCTAGATGGTCTCCGAAAGAAAACAGAAAAGTGGGATAGTAAGCCAACTATAGGAGAACAATTTaag GTCATGGCCAGTAATATAGGATTATATGGTGCATTTTTACACAATTACGCTCGCGCGACCGATACCGTGCGACGATGCTCCGCCCATTCCACTCAATTTGGAGAAATTACCAGAGATATAAGACTCAGAGGTTTTCCAAAGGGACCGGGTTTGTCTCTAGAAGATTTATTGCATAAGCCAGTTGCTCGAGTGCAAAAGAATGCTTTAGTTTTGCAT GATCTTCTCAAGCATACTCCAGTTAATCATGCAGATCATACACCTTTGTCGGAAGCTCTTGCTATGACTAGAAACTTTTTAGATGAGTTTAATATCATTCAGACAAAGTCCATGTTTCCG aGTCATGATAGAGCTCAACGAAGATTGGTGAAAAATTCGTTTGTAGTCGAACTCTCGGACGGACATAGGAAACTAAgacatctttttctttttaatgacgTGATTGCGTGTGCAAAGTACAAAGCGTCTGGCAGAGATAAATTCACGTTTGAATTGAAGTGGTATGTGCCAGTGGCAGAAGCTACTGTTACGGAAGACGGCATAGAACCACGCGAGACCAGTCCCGCTAATGTGGTAGCTTTAAG GTCGCAAGCGTGTACAGTACGCGATCAAATTTTGTGGGAAGAACGAAATGATGAGAAGAGGATCCGATTGGGCGGTAGAGGTTCGGAAAAGAATCGCAAGAAACTTGCCGAACTTGAAGCCCAACTAGTATTAGCCTCGCCAAACTTAGTCCTGCGCGTCGCTCACAAAAGTCAACAGAACCGAGTACAGaattcttatatattcttcCTGTCAAGCGAGTTTGAACGTTCTCAATGGGTAGAAGCGGTAGAAGCGTTACAACAG GGTGGACAGCCTCCAGGACAGTTACCACTGTCAATGTACGAACTGCAGGCTTGGGTCACCGCTTGTCGAACGTATCTGCAGACGGATATGGGCAGCTATCTTTTGAGATCAGGACGCGATGAGAGTTTACTTCTTGGTGATCTTCATCTAACGCTACTTGGATTAACTCCGCCAGGCTTAGACAGAGTGGGTGATCTTTTCATCATTGTAGAAGTCGACAGTTATGGACACTATTTCAAGAGAGCGCGAAGTCGCGTTGCCAGAGGTCAAGCTCCAATTTGGG gcgAAACTTTCGTAGTGGAATTGGAAGGGAGCCAGAACGTTAGAATCTTATTATACGAAGAATGCGGCACACGCTCAGTATTGCGAGGCAAATGCATTCAGCGATTGAGTAGATCTTGGCTCCAATCTGATCAAGTGGAGAGGTCGCTAAACCTAGGACCTGCAACATTGGATGTGGCACTGCGTTTTGTTCCGAGTGAGGTCACTTTAAGGCGCGTGCCATCGGCTAAACCGCAGGGCTTATTTGGTGCCAAAATCCAGCAAGTTTGCAa ACGAGAGAAACGTGACGTGCCTTTTATAATAACGGCATGCGTACGAGAGGTGGAGAAGCGCGGTGTCGGCGAGGTAGGTTTGTATCGAGTTTCTGGTTCGGCGTCTGATGTGGCGAGGCTACGCAAATCATTTGAGAGCAATTCATACGAAGCGGAGCAGCTACTTAAAGAG GTGGATGTGCACTCAGTGACGGGCGTATTGAAATTATATCTGCGTGAGATGCCGGAAGCATTATTCACTGACGCTCTTTATCCGGCATTTTTGGAGGCCTTCCAGACGGGTGATCTATCACGAGGTGCTACTCTACGTCGCGTTTATGAGGGCTTGCCTGCTGTCAATAAAGCGGTGATCGACTTCTTGCTGGCTCATTTGATCCGTGTGAACAAACATGAAGCACAGAATAAGATGTCACTACATAATCTAGCTACAGTGTTCGGACCAACGTTACTGCGTCCCGGAACTAGTAAAAGCAGTGACGCTAAAAGTCGTGATCCCCTCGCTGCCGGCACCGTTGACGTAATGGCGCAAGCCGGTATTTTGTACTGCTTCTTGCAGTTACATATGCAACAACAGAACAATCAATCTCTCTAG
- the Rhogap1a gene encoding active breakpoint cluster region-related protein isoform X3: MIHHVTALREELAKEEFYVEYLERLLADVERHKQLANNTNVNTNIFENKQETTTETQSQQESQVPENILADSSNSLNFQNVGPSAPTLTEREDSKFPDKCVSELSSTLGTAGKRPKSEIPRSPEKVPELRRNSDPDVPSNYVTVIEVTGSSKKDKTEESLKEENEKDVEKAINEDGEDGDAEASEEEPYYDSVALDQTGEYVYIDARVPTVNNESKAVTRRPPSLPDSPGNQSNYVNIDYFIQHRAAMDSEDEEGASPAPPILLRALSTDNETGSSDAEPLSLSEGSLESPTPTTPRRQEKNKEREDDRTSMVKCIVNSVVESEAVYVECLTVMLQYMKAIRATLTTSQPVISEEEFGTMFYKIPELHALHQTFLDGLRKKTEKWDSKPTIGEQFKVMASNIGLYGAFLHNYARATDTVRRCSAHSTQFGEITRDIRLRGFPKGPGLSLEDLLHKPVARVQKNALVLHDLLKHTPVNHADHTPLSEALAMTRNFLDEFNIIQTKSMFPSHDRAQRRLVKNSFVVELSDGHRKLRHLFLFNDVIACAKYKASGRDKFTFELKWYVPVAEATVTEDGIEPRETSPANVVALRSQACTVRDQILWEERNDEKRIRLGGRGSEKNRKKLAELEAQLVLASPNLVLRVAHKSQQNRVQNSYIFFLSSEFERSQWVEAVEALQQGGQPPGQLPLSMYELQAWVTACRTYLQTDMGSYLLRSGRDESLLLGDLHLTLLGLTPPGLDRVGDLFIIVEVDSYGHYFKRARSRVARGQAPIWGKNSSYPFFSPVLQVLFGETFVVELEGSQNVRILLYEECGTRSVLRGKCIQRLSRSWLQSDQVERSLNLGPATLDVALRFVPSEVTLRRVPSAKPQGLFGAKIQQVCKREKRDVPFIITACVREVEKRGVGEVGLYRVSGSASDVARLRKSFESNSYEAEQLLKEVDVHSVTGVLKLYLREMPEALFTDALYPAFLEAFQTGDLSRGATLRRVYEGLPAVNKAVIDFLLAHLIRVNKHEAQNKMSLHNLATVFGPTLLRPGTSKSSDAKSRDPLAAGTVDVMAQAGILYCFLQLHMQQQNNQSL, encoded by the exons ATGATTCACCAT gtgaCAGCTTTAAGAGAAGAACTCGCGAAAGAAGAATTTTACGTGGAGTATTTGGAGAGATTGTTAGCCGATGTCGAACGACACAAGCAGCTGGCTAACAATACCAATGtgaatacaaatatatttgaaaataaacaaGAAACAACGACGGAAACGCAGTCTCAACAGGAGTCTCAAGTCCCGGAGAACATCTTGGCGGATTCTTCTAATTCGCTAAATTTTCAGAATGTCGGACCGTCTGCACCTACTCTAACGGAACGGGAAGACAGCAAGTTTCCGGACAAGTGTGTGTCCGAATTGAGCTCGACTCTCGGTACAGCTGGGAAGCGACCGAAGAGCGAAATACCACGGAGTCCAGAGAAAGTGCCTGAACTTAGAAGAAACAGTGATCCAGATGTGCCAAGTAATTATGTTACAGTGATTGAAGTCACTGGGAGTTCGAAGAAGGACAAAACTGAGGAATCTCTTAaggaagaaaatgagaaag ATGTAGAAAAAGCTATTAACGAAGATGGCGAAGACGGCGATGCAGAGGCATCGGAAGAAGAACCTTACTATGATTCAGTAGCTTTGGATCAAACTGGAGAATATGTTTACATTGATGCACGTGTTCCTACTGTCAATAATGAGAGCAAGGCGGTAACTCGAAGACCACCCTCGCTACCAGATTCGCCAGGCAATCAGAGTAATTATGTCAACATCGATTATTTTATCCA ACACAGAGCGGCGATGGACAGCGAAGATGAAGAGGGTGCTAGTCCAGCACCTCCAATTTTATTGCGTGCTCTCAGCACAGACAATGAAACCGGCAGCAGCGATGCCGAACCATTGAGTTTGAGCGAAGGTAGTTTGGAATCACCTACCCCTACGACACCGCGCAGACAAGAGAAAAACAAAGAGCGCGAAGATGATCGAACGTCGATGGTCAAGTGTATCGTAAACTCCGTAGTGGAAAGTGAAGCTGTATACGTAGAGTGCTTAACTGTGATGTTACAA TATATGAAAGCTATTAGAGCAACTTTAACGACATCTCAACCGGTTATTTCGGAAGAAGAATTTGGCACAATGTTCTACAAAATCCCAGAACTGCATGCTCTGCATCAAACATTTCTAGATGGTCTCCGAAAGAAAACAGAAAAGTGGGATAGTAAGCCAACTATAGGAGAACAATTTaag GTCATGGCCAGTAATATAGGATTATATGGTGCATTTTTACACAATTACGCTCGCGCGACCGATACCGTGCGACGATGCTCCGCCCATTCCACTCAATTTGGAGAAATTACCAGAGATATAAGACTCAGAGGTTTTCCAAAGGGACCGGGTTTGTCTCTAGAAGATTTATTGCATAAGCCAGTTGCTCGAGTGCAAAAGAATGCTTTAGTTTTGCAT GATCTTCTCAAGCATACTCCAGTTAATCATGCAGATCATACACCTTTGTCGGAAGCTCTTGCTATGACTAGAAACTTTTTAGATGAGTTTAATATCATTCAGACAAAGTCCATGTTTCCG aGTCATGATAGAGCTCAACGAAGATTGGTGAAAAATTCGTTTGTAGTCGAACTCTCGGACGGACATAGGAAACTAAgacatctttttctttttaatgacgTGATTGCGTGTGCAAAGTACAAAGCGTCTGGCAGAGATAAATTCACGTTTGAATTGAAGTGGTATGTGCCAGTGGCAGAAGCTACTGTTACGGAAGACGGCATAGAACCACGCGAGACCAGTCCCGCTAATGTGGTAGCTTTAAG GTCGCAAGCGTGTACAGTACGCGATCAAATTTTGTGGGAAGAACGAAATGATGAGAAGAGGATCCGATTGGGCGGTAGAGGTTCGGAAAAGAATCGCAAGAAACTTGCCGAACTTGAAGCCCAACTAGTATTAGCCTCGCCAAACTTAGTCCTGCGCGTCGCTCACAAAAGTCAACAGAACCGAGTACAGaattcttatatattcttcCTGTCAAGCGAGTTTGAACGTTCTCAATGGGTAGAAGCGGTAGAAGCGTTACAACAG GGTGGACAGCCTCCAGGACAGTTACCACTGTCAATGTACGAACTGCAGGCTTGGGTCACCGCTTGTCGAACGTATCTGCAGACGGATATGGGCAGCTATCTTTTGAGATCAGGACGCGATGAGAGTTTACTTCTTGGTGATCTTCATCTAACGCTACTTGGATTAACTCCGCCAGGCTTAGACAGAGTGGGTGATCTTTTCATCATTGTAGAAGTCGACAGTTATGGACACTATTTCAAGAGAGCGCGAAGTCGCGTTGCCAGAGGTCAAGCTCCAATTTGGGGTAAGAACTCTTCTTACCCCTTCTTCTCTCCTGTTTTACAGGTTTTATTTg gcgAAACTTTCGTAGTGGAATTGGAAGGGAGCCAGAACGTTAGAATCTTATTATACGAAGAATGCGGCACACGCTCAGTATTGCGAGGCAAATGCATTCAGCGATTGAGTAGATCTTGGCTCCAATCTGATCAAGTGGAGAGGTCGCTAAACCTAGGACCTGCAACATTGGATGTGGCACTGCGTTTTGTTCCGAGTGAGGTCACTTTAAGGCGCGTGCCATCGGCTAAACCGCAGGGCTTATTTGGTGCCAAAATCCAGCAAGTTTGCAa ACGAGAGAAACGTGACGTGCCTTTTATAATAACGGCATGCGTACGAGAGGTGGAGAAGCGCGGTGTCGGCGAGGTAGGTTTGTATCGAGTTTCTGGTTCGGCGTCTGATGTGGCGAGGCTACGCAAATCATTTGAGAGCAATTCATACGAAGCGGAGCAGCTACTTAAAGAG GTGGATGTGCACTCAGTGACGGGCGTATTGAAATTATATCTGCGTGAGATGCCGGAAGCATTATTCACTGACGCTCTTTATCCGGCATTTTTGGAGGCCTTCCAGACGGGTGATCTATCACGAGGTGCTACTCTACGTCGCGTTTATGAGGGCTTGCCTGCTGTCAATAAAGCGGTGATCGACTTCTTGCTGGCTCATTTGATCCGTGTGAACAAACATGAAGCACAGAATAAGATGTCACTACATAATCTAGCTACAGTGTTCGGACCAACGTTACTGCGTCCCGGAACTAGTAAAAGCAGTGACGCTAAAAGTCGTGATCCCCTCGCTGCCGGCACCGTTGACGTAATGGCGCAAGCCGGTATTTTGTACTGCTTCTTGCAGTTACATATGCAACAACAGAACAATCAATCTCTCTAG